Proteins encoded together in one Streptomyces sp. NA04227 window:
- a CDS encoding P-II family nitrogen regulator: MKLITAVVKPHRLDEIKEALQAFGVHGLTVTEASGYGRQRGHTEVYRGAEYTVDLVPKIRIEVLAEDGDAEQLIDVVVKAARTGKIGDGKVWSVPVEEAVRVRTGERGPDAL, from the coding sequence ATGAAGCTCATCACCGCGGTCGTCAAGCCGCACCGGCTCGACGAGATCAAGGAGGCCCTGCAGGCCTTCGGGGTGCACGGGCTGACCGTCACCGAGGCCAGCGGATACGGCCGCCAGCGCGGTCACACCGAGGTCTACCGGGGCGCGGAGTACACCGTCGACCTGGTGCCCAAGATCCGTATCGAGGTCCTCGCCGAGGACGGCGACGCCGAACAGCTCATCGACGTCGTCGTGAAGGCCGCCCGTACCGGCAAGATCGGAGACGGAAAGGTCTGGTCCGTCCCCGTCGAGGAGGCGGTACGGGTGCGCACCGGCGAACGCGGACCGGACGCCCTGTAG
- the ftsY gene encoding signal recognition particle-docking protein FtsY: protein MEIVILAVVIAVVVIGALGGLVIGSRRKKQLPPPEAPTTTPDITAPPAEPHVGDEAGAPSDESRRTVEEVGLPEGAEPSPVLVEPEAPTPIEVPEPSAGRLIRLRARLSRSQNALGKGLLSLLSREHLDEDTWEEIEDTLLTADVGVAATTELVDRLRARVKVLGTRTPQELRTLLREELLALVGTDMDRTVHTESPLDTPGIVMVVGVNGTGKTTTTGKLARVLVADGKIVLLGAADTFRAAAADQLQTWGERVGALTVRGPEAGDPASVAFDAVKEGAETGADVVLIDTAGRLHTKAGLMDELGKVKRVVEKHAPLDEVLLVLDATTGQNGLVQARVFAEVVDITGIVLTKLDGTAKGGIVVAVQRELGVPVKLVGLGEGPDDLAPFEPEAFVDALIGD from the coding sequence ATGGAAATCGTCATCCTTGCTGTAGTCATCGCCGTCGTCGTGATCGGCGCGCTCGGCGGGCTCGTGATCGGCAGCCGCCGCAAGAAGCAGCTGCCGCCGCCCGAGGCGCCCACCACCACCCCCGACATCACCGCTCCTCCGGCTGAGCCGCACGTCGGCGACGAGGCCGGGGCACCGAGCGACGAATCCCGCCGAACCGTCGAAGAGGTCGGCCTGCCCGAGGGCGCGGAGCCCTCGCCGGTCCTGGTCGAGCCCGAGGCGCCCACCCCGATCGAGGTGCCCGAGCCGAGCGCCGGGCGGCTGATCCGGCTGCGGGCCCGGCTCTCCCGCTCGCAGAACGCCCTCGGCAAGGGCCTGCTGTCCCTGCTGTCCCGGGAGCACCTCGACGAGGACACCTGGGAGGAGATCGAGGACACCCTGCTCACCGCCGACGTCGGGGTCGCCGCGACCACCGAGCTCGTCGACCGGCTGCGCGCCCGCGTGAAGGTCCTGGGCACCCGCACCCCGCAGGAGCTGCGGACCCTGCTCCGCGAGGAACTGCTCGCCCTGGTCGGCACCGACATGGACCGCACGGTGCACACCGAGTCCCCGCTGGACACCCCGGGCATCGTGATGGTCGTCGGTGTCAACGGCACCGGCAAGACCACCACCACCGGCAAGCTGGCCCGGGTCCTGGTCGCCGACGGCAAGATCGTCCTGCTCGGCGCCGCGGACACCTTCCGCGCTGCCGCCGCCGACCAGTTGCAGACCTGGGGCGAGCGGGTCGGCGCGCTGACCGTGCGCGGCCCGGAGGCCGGTGACCCCGCCTCGGTTGCCTTCGACGCGGTCAAGGAGGGTGCCGAGACCGGCGCCGACGTCGTCCTGATCGACACCGCGGGCCGCCTGCACACCAAGGCCGGCCTGATGGACGAGCTCGGCAAGGTCAAGCGCGTCGTCGAGAAGCACGCCCCGCTGGACGAGGTACTCCTCGTCCTCGACGCCACCACCGGTCAGAACGGTCTTGTCCAGGCACGGGTGTTCGCGGAGGTCGTCGACATCACCGGCATCGTCCTGACCAAGCTCGACGGCACGGCCAAGGGCGGCATCGTGGTCGCCGTCCAGCGTGAACTCGGCGTCCCGGTCAAGCTCGTCGGCCTCGGCGAGGGCCCGGACGACCTCGCGCCCTTCGAGCCGGAGGCGTTCGTCGACGCCCTCATCGGCGACTGA
- a CDS encoding ammonium transporter: protein MPPGITLAADTPQLSAANTGFMLICSALVMLMTPALAFFYGGMVRVKSTLNMLMMSFISLGIVTLLWVLYGFSMAFGTDKGSLIGWESDYVGLSGIGLNQLWDGYTIPVYVFAVFQLMFAIITPALISGALADRVKFTAWALFVALWATIVYFPVAHWVWGTGGWAFELGVIDFAGGTAVHINAGAAAFGVILVIGKRVGFKKDPMRPHSLPLVMLGAGLLWFGWFGFNAGSWLGNDDGVGALMFLNTQVATAAAMLAWLAYEKIRHGAFTTLGAASGAVAGLVAITPSGGSCSPLGAIAIGAIAGLLCAMAVGLKYKFGYDDSLDVVGVHLVGGVVGSVLVGFFATGGGQSDVAGVFYGDHEFDQLWKQLAGVGGVLAYSFVASAILAFLVDKAIGMRVSEDDEVLGIDQVEHAETAYDFSGAGGGASRGVAPAQAADSRKVDA, encoded by the coding sequence ATGCCCCCAGGCATCACGCTTGCCGCAGACACGCCGCAGCTGTCTGCCGCCAACACCGGGTTCATGCTGATCTGTTCCGCCCTGGTGATGCTCATGACCCCGGCCCTGGCCTTCTTCTACGGAGGCATGGTCCGCGTCAAGAGCACCCTGAACATGCTGATGATGAGCTTCATCAGCCTGGGCATCGTCACCCTCCTGTGGGTGCTCTACGGGTTCTCGATGGCCTTCGGCACCGACAAGGGCAGCCTCATCGGCTGGGAGTCCGACTACGTCGGTCTCAGCGGCATCGGCCTGAACCAGCTGTGGGACGGCTACACGATTCCGGTCTATGTCTTCGCGGTCTTCCAGCTGATGTTCGCGATCATCACGCCCGCCCTGATCAGCGGTGCGCTCGCGGACCGGGTGAAGTTCACCGCCTGGGCGCTGTTCGTCGCGCTGTGGGCCACGATCGTCTACTTCCCCGTCGCGCACTGGGTCTGGGGCACCGGCGGCTGGGCCTTCGAGCTCGGCGTCATCGACTTCGCCGGCGGTACCGCCGTGCACATCAACGCCGGTGCGGCCGCCTTCGGCGTGATCCTGGTGATCGGCAAGCGGGTCGGCTTCAAGAAGGACCCGATGCGCCCGCACAGCCTGCCGCTGGTCATGCTCGGCGCCGGTCTGCTGTGGTTCGGCTGGTTCGGCTTCAACGCCGGATCCTGGCTCGGCAACGACGACGGCGTCGGCGCGCTGATGTTCCTCAACACCCAGGTCGCCACCGCCGCCGCCATGCTGGCCTGGCTCGCCTACGAGAAGATCCGCCACGGCGCGTTCACCACACTCGGCGCCGCCTCCGGCGCGGTCGCCGGTCTCGTCGCGATCACCCCGTCCGGCGGCTCCTGCTCCCCGCTCGGCGCGATCGCCATCGGCGCCATCGCCGGTCTGCTGTGCGCCATGGCCGTCGGCCTGAAGTACAAGTTCGGCTACGACGACTCCCTCGACGTCGTCGGCGTCCACCTGGTCGGCGGCGTGGTCGGCTCCGTACTCGTCGGCTTCTTCGCCACCGGCGGCGGCCAGTCCGACGTGGCCGGCGTGTTCTACGGCGACCACGAGTTCGACCAGCTGTGGAAGCAGCTCGCCGGAGTCGGCGGCGTCCTGGCCTACTCCTTCGTGGCCTCCGCGATCCTCGCCTTCCTCGTCGACAAGGCGATCGGTATGCGCGTCAGCGAGGACGACGAGGTACTCGGCATCGACCAGGTTGAGCACGCCGAGACCGCATACGACTTCAGCGGTGCGGGCGGCGGCGCCTCCCGCGGCGTGGCCCCCGCCCAGGCGGCAGACTCCAGGAAGGTGGACGCATGA
- a CDS encoding bifunctional DNA primase/polymerase, with protein sequence MGFTIGGIRERRTSSRRRGRGADCTTVAELTGLWGWEAVPGARAAGGRCSCGLAACPSPGAHPLDFAPVVPAGAALDEVAQTWGSFPGAAVMLPVGRAFEIIEVDEAAGRRGLVRLERMGLPTGPVALTPEGRAQFFVAPGAAAELPALLYRMGWDDARLDLRCLGPGSHITAPPSDRGGLGPVQWLRSPALAEATRRPPQARLLLGTLAHAAHRYAVRGTAG encoded by the coding sequence ATGGGCTTCACGATCGGCGGCATCCGGGAACGCCGCACGAGTTCCCGGCGCCGCGGCCGCGGCGCGGACTGCACCACCGTTGCCGAACTGACCGGACTGTGGGGCTGGGAGGCGGTGCCCGGCGCCCGCGCGGCGGGCGGCAGATGCTCCTGCGGCCTGGCCGCCTGCCCCTCCCCCGGCGCCCATCCACTGGACTTCGCCCCGGTGGTGCCCGCCGGGGCCGCACTCGACGAGGTCGCTCAGACCTGGGGATCCTTCCCCGGAGCGGCGGTGATGCTGCCGGTCGGCCGCGCCTTCGAGATCATCGAGGTCGACGAGGCCGCGGGACGGCGCGGCCTGGTCCGCCTGGAACGCATGGGCCTGCCGACCGGCCCGGTCGCCCTCACCCCCGAGGGGCGGGCGCAGTTCTTCGTCGCCCCCGGCGCGGCCGCCGAACTGCCCGCGCTGCTCTACCGGATGGGCTGGGACGACGCCCGCCTCGACCTGCGCTGCCTGGGCCCCGGCAGCCACATCACCGCCCCGCCCTCGGACCGCGGCGGCCTCGGCCCGGTCCAGTGGCTGCGCTCCCCCGCCCTCGCCGAAGCCACCCGCCGCCCGCCACAGGCGCGGCTCCTGCTCGGCACCCTCGCCCACGCCGCCCATCGGTACGCGGTACGCGGCACTGCCGGATAG